The proteins below come from a single Deltaproteobacteria bacterium genomic window:
- a CDS encoding biotin--[acetyl-CoA-carboxylase] ligase: MNQRPPLGSTPDFDPIQQELLGALRQSSDYISGETLAARLGASRTAVWKRLQRLRAAGYQIVGSPRRGYRLEAHPDLLLPAEIARDLDTKFLRGPFYHFFNLSSTNDLAKQLARQGYPEGTVILAESQTAGRGRLGRNWESPPGSGIYVSIILRPALPPVEMPKLTLTAAVAVVQALEQTTGIRVGIKWPNDLIWQEKKLGGILTEMETESDQMSHLVLGLGVNVNTSSFPPALATIATSLAQGGGRFSRLAILRAWLEALDRLYGRFQAREFAPILARWRQAAVSLGKTVTVRQGSGTITGLALDVTPEGALLIQTAVGEIRQVICGEIDPGPLG, translated from the coding sequence ATGAACCAGCGTCCACCACTGGGAAGTACCCCTGACTTCGATCCCATCCAGCAAGAGCTTTTGGGAGCCCTGAGGCAGTCTTCCGATTACATTTCCGGGGAAACCCTGGCTGCCCGCTTGGGGGCGAGCCGCACCGCAGTCTGGAAACGTCTCCAGCGTCTTAGGGCAGCCGGCTACCAGATTGTCGGTAGCCCCCGGCGCGGCTATCGGCTGGAAGCACACCCGGACTTGCTCCTGCCGGCGGAGATCGCCCGGGACCTGGACACGAAATTTTTGCGAGGCCCTTTTTATCATTTCTTTAACTTAAGTTCGACCAATGACCTGGCCAAACAACTGGCCCGGCAAGGATACCCGGAGGGGACGGTAATCTTGGCCGAAAGCCAAACTGCTGGCCGGGGCCGACTGGGCCGGAACTGGGAGTCCCCGCCGGGCAGCGGCATCTATGTCTCCATTATCCTCCGCCCGGCTCTGCCCCCGGTGGAAATGCCCAAACTCACCCTTACCGCCGCGGTGGCCGTGGTGCAAGCCCTGGAACAGACCACCGGGATCAGGGTGGGTATCAAATGGCCCAACGACCTCATTTGGCAGGAGAAAAAATTAGGTGGCATCCTGACGGAAATGGAAACCGAAAGCGATCAAATGAGCCATCTGGTGCTGGGATTGGGGGTCAATGTCAATACCTCTAGTTTTCCCCCGGCTTTGGCAACCATTGCTACTTCCCTGGCCCAAGGCGGGGGTAGGTTTTCGCGGCTGGCTATCCTGCGCGCCTGGTTGGAGGCCCTGGACCGCCTCTACGGCCGATTTCAAGCCCGGGAATTTGCCCCCATTTTAGCGCGGTGGCGTCAAGCCGCAGTGAGTCTGGGCAAAACCGTGACCGTGCGGCAAGGTTCAGGGACCATCACTGGCTTGGCCTTGGATGTAACCCCGGAAGGGGCATTGCTGATTCAGACCGCCGTTGGGGAGATAAGACAGGTGATCTGTGGGGAGATTGACCCAGGCCCCCTGGGTTAG
- a CDS encoding DnaJ domain-containing protein gives MADQDYYQILGVAKDASPEEIKKAYRRLALKYHPDKNKEDKYAEEMFKKISEAYAVLSNPEKRKEYDAYGSSAFKAKFSQEDIFRGFDFTDIFRDFGISDDIFGRLFGGRGRSRAYGPFTKRGKGRIFDYTDLGGFENQTRPVRGPDLQVELPLTLHEIAYGTEKLVQFNRDGRIEKLSVKVPPGTSPGKKLRLAGKGGASPVGGPPGDLYIRIKEIEHPVFKREGNDLYIDKHIKFTDAVIGTKVTVPTLDGKTMSLKIPAGTQSHTKMRLKGYGLPQANGKSRGDEYVRIIVDVPDDLTKKQKTLIEELAKEGL, from the coding sequence ATGGCTGATCAGGATTATTATCAGATTCTGGGCGTCGCCAAGGACGCCAGTCCGGAAGAGATCAAGAAGGCCTACCGCCGTCTGGCCCTCAAGTATCATCCCGATAAGAACAAGGAAGACAAGTATGCCGAAGAGATGTTCAAAAAAATCAGCGAGGCCTATGCGGTCCTGAGTAATCCTGAAAAGCGTAAAGAATATGATGCCTACGGTTCCAGTGCCTTCAAGGCCAAGTTCTCTCAGGAAGACATCTTTCGGGGATTTGATTTTACTGATATTTTTAGAGATTTCGGCATCTCCGACGATATCTTTGGTCGACTCTTCGGAGGCCGGGGCCGGAGTCGGGCTTATGGCCCGTTTACCAAGAGAGGCAAGGGCAGAATTTTTGATTATACCGATCTGGGCGGTTTTGAAAACCAGACCCGCCCGGTCCGGGGGCCGGACCTGCAGGTGGAATTACCCTTAACTCTCCATGAAATTGCCTATGGCACGGAGAAATTAGTCCAATTTAACCGAGATGGCAGGATAGAAAAGCTCTCGGTGAAAGTGCCTCCCGGGACCAGCCCCGGGAAAAAACTGCGGCTAGCCGGTAAGGGTGGAGCCAGTCCGGTCGGTGGCCCTCCCGGTGATTTGTATATCAGAATAAAAGAAATCGAACACCCCGTCTTTAAACGCGAGGGCAATGATCTCTATATTGACAAACATATTAAATTTACCGATGCCGTTATCGGGACCAAGGTCACCGTTCCCACCCTGGACGGCAAGACCATGAGCCTGAAGATTCCAGCTGGCACCCAAAGCCATACCAAGATGCGTCTTAAGGGATATGGCCTTCCCCAGGCCAACGGCAAGTCCCGGGGAGATGAATATGTCCGGATTATTGTTGACGTTCCGGATGACCTTACCAAAAAACAGAAGACCTTGATCGAGGAACTGGCTAAAGAGGGATTATAA
- a CDS encoding DUF434 domain-containing protein gives MILEDLETPQLQEAARDYRYLLTRGYPRQAALNLVGNRYQQSYTARQLLHRGVFDPPTAARRRAKLATLAVLGAGPLGLDGHNVLITLECGLRGLPLVAADDGFIRDVGEISRSYRPSATTDHALNLLAQYLREHRVGPVKVWYDAPLSRSGELAARTRQLFRDHGLAGDAQAVAVPEKALIAEPIPVGTSDTALIDQVAVVVDVAGEILRPRPGIRIISFN, from the coding sequence TTGATCTTAGAAGACCTTGAAACGCCACAGCTTCAGGAAGCCGCGCGAGATTACCGTTATCTTCTGACCCGGGGCTATCCCCGTCAGGCCGCGTTGAACCTGGTGGGGAACCGCTACCAGCAGAGCTATACTGCCCGGCAGTTATTGCACCGGGGGGTATTTGACCCGCCCACTGCGGCCCGGCGGCGGGCTAAACTGGCGACTCTGGCAGTCCTGGGGGCCGGGCCTTTGGGACTGGATGGCCATAACGTGCTGATTACCCTGGAATGCGGGTTAAGGGGTCTGCCCCTGGTCGCGGCAGATGATGGCTTTATTCGCGATGTTGGTGAAATTTCCAGAAGTTACCGACCTTCCGCCACTACTGACCATGCCCTCAACCTGCTGGCCCAATATCTGCGAGAGCACCGGGTCGGGCCGGTAAAGGTTTGGTATGACGCGCCCCTCAGCCGCAGCGGCGAATTAGCCGCCCGAACCCGGCAGCTCTTCCGCGACCACGGCCTGGCAGGTGATGCCCAGGCCGTCGCCGTACCCGAAAAAGCCCTGATAGCAGAGCCTATTCCAGTAGGCACCAGTGATACGGCCCTCATCGACCAAGTGGCTGTGGTGGTGGATGTTGCGGGGGAAATTCTCCGGCCGCGGCCCGGAATCCGGATAATTTCCTTTAATTAA
- a CDS encoding 30S ribosomal protein S21, translated as MPGVRVKANEPFELALKRFKKQCEKAGILSDIRKREHYEKPSVKRKKKALAAKKRALKRMRKFGARG; from the coding sequence ATGCCGGGCGTAAGGGTGAAAGCAAATGAGCCCTTTGAACTGGCCTTAAAGCGCTTTAAAAAGCAGTGTGAGAAAGCTGGAATACTCTCGGACATCCGCAAACGGGAACACTACGAAAAACCTAGCGTCAAGAGGAAGAAAAAAGCATTGGCGGCCAAAAAACGGGCTCTAAAACGCATGCGGAAATTTGGGGCCAGAGGCTAG
- a CDS encoding GatB/YqeY domain-containing protein, which translates to MSLYQKIDTAFTAALKDRENLKLAALRMVRAALKNREKEEKRQLTDDEIIAVISSQIKQRREASAEYTKAGRLDLAQKEEEELQFLLSFLPPQLSEAELNQEISAVIQEVGATGPRDLGKVMKATMARLAGRADGKVINELVRQHLAALS; encoded by the coding sequence ATGTCCCTTTACCAGAAGATTGACACGGCTTTTACAGCCGCTTTAAAGGATAGGGAAAATCTCAAGCTTGCGGCACTAAGGATGGTCCGTGCGGCTTTGAAAAATCGTGAAAAAGAAGAAAAACGCCAACTGACCGATGATGAAATTATCGCAGTGATTTCATCGCAGATAAAACAACGGCGAGAGGCCAGTGCAGAATATACCAAAGCTGGCCGCTTAGATTTGGCTCAGAAAGAAGAGGAGGAATTACAATTCCTCCTTTCTTTTTTGCCACCCCAACTTTCGGAAGCCGAACTGAACCAGGAAATTTCGGCAGTTATACAAGAGGTGGGAGCTACCGGGCCCCGAGATCTGGGCAAGGTAATGAAGGCTACTATGGCCAGGCTGGCAGGCCGGGCCGACGGAAAGGTAATTAATGAGTTAGTAAGGCAACATTTAGCGGCCTTAAGCTGA